GTCGTTCAGCCATTGCCTCTATCAGAGTCAACTTGCATCTACCACCATTGAACAACCCCTTCACATTGTTCATCGAAGGCATCCTTGCCTACGCATTCCCGGTCTTGAAGTCCAAGGAATTGGAGAGTTTCATCGAAGTTGTTATTAGACCTAACGGTATTCACTTCGGTTCCACCACCCAGGAATTGACTAACGATAAATTGAAGGCCAGAAAGGACATCCTGGCCAAGTTCAAGTTTATCACTGCTGTTGTGAACAAACATGTTATGAACGAAGTACGTGACGACCATTACTTCCTATCTCTATGTGCTACTACCGATAATGACGCTTTACCACAAGAATATGTCTTCATGTCTGAGATGAACCAGTTGAATGGCTTCATTACCAACTACTTGTCCAAGACCAAGACTCCTTTGAATGAAGCTCTAAAGCAAAGCAACAGAATCCTGGAGTTCATCGCATTCACCGATCTACCAAGTGACAAGCCATTTTCCGTTGAAGAATGGAACGAAGAGACCCACGACCCACGCATCCTTATCCGCACCGCTGTTCCAAACTCAACAGCTGAACTTGAAGCTTTGAACAAGCTGATCAGTGTTGCTGTGGAGGTTTACGACAATTACACTGCAGAATTATCCACTAAGGGCTTCGCCTATGTCACCAACGatatgttgaagaagtcCAACAACATGAGAACACAAGAACTTGAGAAGCTAGTAAAGGCCGCCAAGATGAAGGCATTGGAAGAGGCTAAGGAGAAGAAGCTAGCTGAAGAGAAGGAGAGAAGACGTCAACTAAAGGGTACCACTGAGCAGCAAAAGTTGGACCAAAAGATGAAGgaaaagagagagagacgTCAAAGAAATAAGCAAAAAGTTAGAATGTAATCTTGTATTAATTGAGAAGTATGTACAGGAGAGGAATAGCTTCTCTCTTTAAATATTTAGACTATTAATATCGAATATGTACTGCGTAAAGTAAAAGCCATGAactattttcaaaatgatTACCATCATGCTAGTGACTTTAGATGCGAAGACCTGGTATCTTAACATCATTAACAGTGATATCAGAATCCAGGAatcctttcttcttttcagctGGTGgttcttcctctttcaCATCAGCTCTAATGCCTGCTGTCGTTGCCGCTGTAGAAGCAGTAGTCTCAGAAACCACTTTGGATGCGCTTGGCTGACTGGCTTTCCTTAGCTCAGCCTGCTTTTTACTATATTCGAGCAATCCTTGATCCACTTGGTCTTCGAACAGTATATAACGTGCTCCATTACCGTAATGCAAGTAGTTCACCATTAGAGAGGGCTTGACCCTGGCAACTTCACCTTTGTAGAGGTGGAACCTGGGAAAATCCTTCAAGAGTTGCACCTGGACTCTTTTCGTCCGCTTCGAAAGCGCACTGAGACATACACTAGTGGGTTTAAACATGTTATAGACGTTGATGCTATCGTTCTTGCTTGATTAACTTCCTAAATCGTTCGCATTGAGTCCTTCAATTTAAAGCTTATTGCTTCacaattttcaattttctgGCTGCGAGTCGGTCCCGACTGGaaaaaactataaaaaCAAGCTTCACGCTCAAAACAAGTTTCAActaaaagaagagaaaggGTTTGACAAACAGATTTGAAGGATACTGTGTTAGCTGCGATGAACAACACTAAAAGGAGCAGTAATGAGAGCGGTGGTGCTACACGGAAGAACAGCGAGACGCGGAGCGGTTCTTCTGCGAGCAACACGAGTGGTAATGGTTCTGGTGAAACCAGTGGTGCTATAGGTCACCCTAGCGACACGTATATTTCGCCTGAGCTGAGTAAACTAATACCTGGGCTGAGGTTATATGAGCAATTGgtagaagaagagaaaaagataGATACTGTTATTAAGCGGAGGAAGCTTACTATGAATCAGACCATACAACGCATAAGAAGCAACCTGATACCATTTCGAGAGGCATATAACCTGAATGGGGTCAAGCAGACCACATATCTGCGGGTATTCATAAGCAGTGTGTCTGAGAACCAGCTGTGGCAGAATCCCGATGCAAAGCTGGAAGACGGTGGGTGGACCATGCGGATTGAAGGTAGACTTGTGGATTCAAAACAAGGAGGAAGTGCTACACGAGACAAGTTTAGTAGTTTTATAGATGGAATCAGAGTTGAGTTTaagaaaccaaagaaaGACGAGCAAAACAGTGCAAATAAGGACGAtgacaacaacaacagcacaGCCGGAAACAATAACGATAACGATATTGAATCGAACGAAAGCAGTGCTGAAGGATTCACTCGTGAACCATCAGAATCCGCACCGCAATTCTTTGCTGACCAAACTCCAAATCCTCTTGGCACAGACATATCAAACCCACCTACTGTAACAGACATGGGATCCGCAAGTGAAATAACAACGCCCTATGAAAGTAACAAGCTGGAAAAGGAAGATCAAATACAGGAAATTGTTGAGTGGAAAGCTGACCCAAAGAAACCAGTAGAGTTTGACGGGTTTGATATCAAGAGGAATGGTAATACGAATCTTGATGCAGTTGTGACGATATACCCAAAGGCAGTCGAATCAAACAGATACAGCTATTCACCTGCATTAGCCTCTTTGGTTGGACTGAGCCACGGTTCAAAGAGCGATGCCATTTTTTCCTTGTATAAGTATATCAACGCAAACAATTTGCTGGTCTCTAGAGAATATTCGAGGAACACATCTCTAGCGGCAACAATAGTCTCCAGCAGAAGAGCTCAAAACGTAAAGAACGTAGTTAAGCTCGATGAGCCGTTAATGAAATTGCTCTCTCGTCATAATAGCTATAGCTCACTGGAGAGTACACCCGCAACAGTGAAACTCACAGACATTCCATCTATAGTAGAGCGTAATTTAGAACAGACGAAACCGGTACGCCTGAATTACACAGTGAGAGTGGACAAGGCATCCACTTATGGTGAAGTTGTATTTGACATGGAGGTTCCAACAAAGGAGGCCTTGCTACAATCAATATCCATGAAGGGCCAAAAAAGACCACTAATAACAGACAACTTGGCTGAAGAATCACAGGCGATACTCAGAGACTACGAAGCACACATCACCAAGACTGCAGTGAAGAATGCTGAACTTGACAAAAAGCTTGCAATACTACATGCGCAACTAAACTCTACCAAAATGAAACACCAATTTTACAAGAAATTCGCAGAAGATCCTGCAAATGCGCTAAAAGAATACATCGAGTCCACATCGGGTGCTTTGAAAGTACTTTCCGGTGATGAAGGATTCTTGGAAGACACCGTGAGAAGATCACAATTTTACAAAGAAAACGAACAGATACTAGAGGAAAACATCTCTGTGCTGTTCAAACATGAACGTATATGATATATCTATAAGTGTGTAACAATACCATCCCCCTCCCATGTTATCAGCTCTACAGATTATAACAGCGGTGTCCCAAAACGGAAAAACATCgaaatttttcatcttcaaaaagttgttaagctcatcgcaataAAGAGAAGCTAAATAGAGGGTCTATGAACGTACATAAATGCGTGCTTGTCGAACTAACCTGAGTCAACATCAGCTACTCATCGTTTTACAATAGCTTGGGTTCAAATTGAGCTAAGAATACAATTAAGAAAATGAGTGGGAAAGGAGAGCTTTCTAGCAGAGTCATGAACATGAAGTTCATGAAGTTTATGAGGCCTGAGGGACAGGACAACAAGGATGAGGGCACTAGTAAACACACACACTTAGATGCGTCCAAATGGGATCTTAAGAGCAGTGTAAACTCTGATAGCACTAACAAAAGACGAGTTGTGGTCAAGCGAGCCAGTAAAGCTCTTAAAATAATGGAAAATGTTGGTATCACCAGTGTCAAAGCAGAAGATGATTCAAACAAAAGTAGTGCTCTGCATGGGAGAAGGATATTTGGCGAGAATAAGAACAAACGTGTGGCAGAGGAGGAGGAGGAAAATAAGACTGAACAAGAGCCAAAGCAAGAGAAGGATATGGACGAGCTTTTCAAGGAATCCCgaagaaatacaaaacCTAAGAAAAAGTCTCACAAGAAACATAAGAAGGCATAAAATGTTTGGGAAGCAGATTTCAATCAATGACACTGATTTTGTGTTATTTTTGCTTCAACAGTAAAAAAGTGCTACAAAGAAAGGAAATGGCAGGGTCGAGCGACAATATAGCTCGGAGTTACCTTTGATCGCAGTATGCTTTGCAATGCTAATGACCGATTGACTAATATTACATGGCAAATGTTGTAGCACGAATTGTACTATAGAATATTTTATACCGTTGAGTAAGTTAATGGAACATATATTACTATATATAACCTTTTGAGTCATGCATTATGAATTTCTATTTGATAACAGATAAATAGCTTTAGTAACCTATACCTATAAAAAGTCAAGCTTTCAATTCAAAGGTCTCGGAATTGTTCAGCATATTGTAACAGCTATCTCCACAGTCTGTAATCATCCTGCTTTTCACTGTTGATTCTGCTGATGCTGTTCAGGAGATTTCTTGACCGGGTCTTGTTGGgatctttctttttcactCACATTAGTTCTCGCAACTACAGAAGTACTCGATACAGATTTACTAGATTCAAACCTCTGAGTAGTAGAACGAACAGATGTACTTATTGTGCCGACTAATGTTACTTGTTCCATGTCTTCCATACTTAAAATTGAGCTACTGTCGATACTCTTGACACTCCTAAAATAATTTAGGACATTCTTATGCATATCCTCTTTGTACATAGAGTTCAAAACAAATGCCAAGAAAAGAACCATAATAGTATTCATGAGCCATTGGGTTGTTGACTCGGACAAGGACCTAGAGTCAGCAAAGTCCGATGGGATTTCTATAACATGCACTGTTTCAGCCGCCGAAATGCTGACGGCATATCTTGAGTCTGGAGAGAAGATGACCCTCGTAATGGCAAATCCGTGAACCTGAGTAAATGTTTTACCAACTGACAAGTTTCTTAATTTGACCAATAGCACAGAATTATCATTTGTTGCAAGCATTACTAAGTTCATTTGGTCATTTACATCCATAGCTGTTATACCTTTGAATTTTGAACTGATTTGACGAGACCAGAAGACAGTTGTTTTGCCACTCTTGATGCTAATTTTAGTTAGCAATATACCTTTTGAAGATGCCCAAGTTGCAGCAATCAACACGTTATTGTCATCCAAAAACTTCAtctttgataaaattaTCTTTCTGTCAAAGTCTGTCTTCCTAACCACGCAACTACCCGTCACTGttgaaataatttcaaGACTAGATTCTGTAATATAACCAATAAGCTTACCATTTGGGGAAAAATGTAAGTCCTTTACATCCCTACcagtttcaatttcataCTTGACAGAGTAATTTCTGGGATCAATAATAGCCATAGAGGGTGGATTTTTAGAAGATGCTATAGCAGCTTCTGAACCATCTTTCGATAGTCTGATGACTTTCGTATAATCCTCTGGGTTAGTAGACTTATCAATATCAGCCGCAGACTCAAATTTCAAACTCTTACCATCATAGCGAAACTTTCTGACATGGCTATTGCCAGCACCACTCTTCACTTTAGCACTATTCTCATTACATCCAATGAGGATTGTATCTCCTACAGCATCCAACGCAGTGGGGGAGTCGTCGTTGGCGGGCAAAGTCGCATCACACACTTCGTCAACTCTCAATCCATTACCTTCCGAGCTACCAACTTTAAGAACAGTCAACTTGTTGTCAACCCCATTATTACcttcaccaccaccaccagtGACAACAAACTGGTCATCACAAACAAACTTAGCCCCATATAGCGGGTACCCGACTTTGTAAAGCTTTGTGTGAAATTTCATTGTGTTTTAATGAGTTCTGGACCGATTCAAACTGTACTTTCACTCAACAAACAAGCAAACGTATAACAACAACAGTAAAATAACCAAGCAGATTATATCGCGTTGCTTTGCTTGGTCGATTTGAACTTGTTTTAGTGCAATTATCGTGCTTTCTAAATACATTTCTGGTCGGGGACCcttatttcaataatttttcaaagccAACTCAGCTAAAAAGCAGAAAAACCGAAATTTGCCAACAAACCAGCGATGACTTCGACATTAAGTCATACTCTATAACTTCCAATTGAGCCTCTTAATGAGCTATTTTGGGCATTTATAAGTGATTTAGAGTGCAAATACGGTGTAATAATTGGTATGACGGGTGAAGGAAGTGTACCGGGGGGCGTCTCCGTTGTCGGTAAAGTGTTAGCCATTCAGTCACATGTGGTTCATGGTTATGTAGGTAACAGGGCAGCCACCTTCCCTTTACAATATCGAGGTTGGGATGTGGATGCGCTGAACACTGTCCAGTACTCTAACCACTTGGGGTATGGCCAGGCTACCGGGTTCAAATATAGTGGAGAGGAGCTGTGCTCTGTATTTCGTGACGGACTTCTGAAAGCTATGGGGAATCGTTATGATGCCATCATTACTGGTTATACACCTAGTGCTGAGGTCTTGGAAGATATTAGCGGTATAATCAAAAATCAGTTAaatcaacaacaagatCTTAAGTGGATAGTTGATCCAGTTTTAGGAGATAACGGCAGGCTCTATGTCTCTGAAGATATAGTCCCAGTTTACAAAAGGCTACTTAgccaaaacaaaatattccTAGCAACTCCCAACCAGTTTGAGATGGAGCTACTCTCAGAATCAGAGTTGACTGATCTGGAAAGTGCGTCTACGGCAGTATCAAAGTTCTTTCAACTGTATCCACATGTTGAAAGATTGGTAGTGACAAGTGTTGTGCTTGCAGGATCCGATGATTACGTTGTAATTGCTGCAGATAGAACTACATCACCCCAGGATACAATATACATCCGATCTCCAAGAATTAAATGTCACTTCTCTGGTAGTGGTGACTTATTTACAGCATTGCTGGTGGACGCACTACTGAGAGACAGGGAGAGTACGAAGCTTTCGCAAGCTGTTGCTAAGTCCCAATGGATGATTGGCAGTGTATTACAAAGAACTTACGAACAGGCTTTAAAGAGTGGCGAACTAAAAGACCAGGATAGCCCAGTAATAAAAGATTTGAAGCTAATACAATGCAGAGAGTTATTTCGCCTGCATGATATCCCGGAGATACCAATAACAGGACACATAAATGTACCTCAAACTTGAAAGTGAACTGTATTTAACTAAAAAATTCGTAACTTATATAATTTCATTACTTGGAATCAATCACTCTCAACAAGAGCTTTTGAATACTGTCCTTGTCAAGGTATTTACCTATTAACACCAACTTACAGTCACTTATGGTATCATCTGAATGCCCTGTAAAGATATCAAAGGTATCTCTAACACCTTGAATCACATAAGTGCTATCTGCAACCAAGACAAGACCCTTAGACCTCTCAATTTCCCAATCGTCTGATAGTTTACTCAAGTTCTTAATCTCATCGTCATCGCTAAGACCAAAATTCTTCCACAATAATTTCTGTAAGAAATTTCTCTTAAAATTCTCAAACTCCTGTTCTGTTTTAAGTGGCCTGAAAGATAAAGTGACGGTACCCATTCTATGATCATGCATGACCTTCTCATTTTGGAGAATTCTATCCTTAAAACTGCCATCCAAATTTAGGTCTGTGCCTTCATAAGCATGTAAGTCAAGCAATTTATCTAAAGAGACTTCACCATACTGTGTATGGTATATTGGCGCGACACCATTGATGTCTTTTATTCTAGCTTCAATATCACTGATCGAAACTCTTTTACCCTCAATCTTATCTACTTTATTTAGCAGGATGCGGTCGGCCATAGCTATCTGAAAGTAAGCAATAGTTAGGTTCTCTTCTTTAACCACACTCTGGTTGTACCAATGCGCGTCTGGTGACACATCGTCCAAACATTTTACAATGTGTTCTGCGTCTAGCACCGTAATTATTCCGTCAATGTACACACTACTATTGAGTCCTTCGTCTTGCCAGAACATTTTCGCTATTGGTGCAGGATCAGCAATACCAGACGTCTCTAGCAGAATATAATCAATGGACCCAGGTGATCTCTCGATCATATCCTCGATGGCCTTAACACCAATATTCTTCAAGGAGCAACATAGACAACCATTGCCCAGGTCTAACCACTCCTGGTACTTAGAATCTCCATTTTGAATAGTCATAGCCTTTTCTATCTCACTACTGTCCCCAAACTCATTCAATATCACAGCTATCTTCCTGTCTGAGCCCTTTAGTGCTATCTTCTCAAGCAACGTAGACTTACCACTGCCCAAATAACCGGTAATTATAGTCACAGGAatcctctttttttctgtttgaATGCCACTATTAGAACTCAAAGGCACCTCGACCTGCTTGTTAGACCTATCTACTTTATCAGCACTCACCAAATTGTGGCCCCCATCGTTCCGCACTTTCCCCAGAATCTCAGCGAGATTGGACTCACGCCCTGTAACTAGCGGCGGCAACTCgccatcatcttcatcgtgCTTGTAATTCTTCAGCGACATGCCTCTATTGCACTCCTGCTGCAGGTTTAAATTACTGTTAGAAGCACTTAGTCTTCCTTATATCTTTTCCGATGAGATACTCGGTGACGGATGGCGATGAGCTGTTTAAATTTCAAGCCATTTTGACACCAGACACCTTTAAATTAAACTAGTTCCAACTAAATCGCTCAATTGGCAAGTAAGACATTAGCAGAACAATACCAAAGATGTTTAAGTGGTCGCTTTTAGATACTGCACTGCTTGCTGTTATTTTTTACCACTTGGCCCAGGCTCCCTACACCAAGGTCGAGGAGAGTTTCACACTACAGGCAATCCACGATATTTTAGAGTATGgtgtttttgatatatctCGCTATGATCACTTACAGTTCCCTGGTGTGGTTCCCAGATCATTCATTGGTCCTCTGATTGTAGCCGTGCTTTCGAAGCCTGCCATTATGATTTCATCGATGCTGAATTTGTTCACTGATGACACACAAATGCATGCTCAATTGATTGTCCGTGGTGTTATTGGATTAGTCAATGGATTGTCTTTGATTATGCTTAAGAATGCCTTGCAGTCTTTGTTTGATGAAATcgaggagaagaagaacaagaaactgGAGAAAGATGGAGAAACCCCAGCAAACACTGTCACCATGACTAGTGTTGGGTCCTGGTTCCTTCTATTCTGCATGACAAGTTTTCATATGATGTTTTACAGTTCTAGAACATTACCAAACTTTGTTGGCGCGTTCCCATTGAGTAATATTGCCTTAAGCTTGGCTCTCAAGGGAAATCTCGAGTGGGCTATTTTGTTACTAAGTGGATCAGCTGTGATTTTTAGATTAGAGTTAGGCGGGTTAGCTGCAGGATTAACTATATTTGGcttcatcttcaagaaGGTTGACATTTTTAGGGCCTTAAAATTTGGTTTCATGGGTGCCGGTATTGCTATTGGTATCAGCATGTCAATCGATTCTTACTTCTGGGGTGACTGGGGAATCCCAGAAGTTGACGCCTTTATCTTTAATGTTGTCTATGGTAAGTCTGCACAATGGGGTACTGAGTCACCTCTAGCTTACTTCACTAACTATTTGAGGATGCTATTTCTTCCACCAACTGTGTTGGTATTGAACTATATCGGATACAGAGCAGCTCCAAAGAACCTGAAAATTGTCACATTAGCTGGCTACTTCCATATTTTGGCTATGTCCACTCAACCACACAAAGAATGGAgatttattatttactCAGTGCCACCAATTATAATGTTAGGTAGTGCAGGAGCTGCTTATTTGTGGGAGAACTTCAAAGTTAGAACCATGGGGAATGCTGCACTTCTAGCCTTGTTACCACTATCTGTTGCTATCGGTGGAGTTGTTTCCTATATATTTTGCTACATCTCTACCATGAACTACCCAGGTGGGGAGGCTCTTGCAATGTTCAATGACTACGTTATGGCTAACAATGTTACCAATTCTACTGTATTCATCACCGTGCCACCTTGTATGACTGGTGTAAGCCTGTTTGGCCAATTGGACTTTGATAAATATGGAATTACCTATGATAGAACCGAAGATTCAAAGTCTGTTCAGAATAAATGGGACTCATATGACTACATGATCACACATGAAAGTCTTGACATTGGTAAGAGTTTTGGTATTGAAGACCCATCTGCAAGCAAATGGGAACTGATTGGTAAGAGCAAGATTTTTGCTGGAGTGAATCCAGCTCCCTTAACGGATTATATCTTCAAGGAAGGTAACAATGTATTCAGCTTGGTTAAGGATGTTATAATGAGAGAATCTCCATACGATTTCATGTTTGCTATGCTTGACAACTGCTTGATCCGTCAAGACCTTTTCTTTATCCATAAAAGAATTAGGAATGACGCTGATGAGAACTTGCAATAGGTGTGTGAGAAACGATAGTTCTGTTATGTAAACGAACCCCTTTTTTTATACTATCTTAGAATAAACTCTTATTTTATCATATTTACGAATCTATGAAGTTTATCTTAAATCAAACGTAATGTCACAGTGTATAATTAGTtaatataaagaatattaaatgTATGTATATTATCTATTAATTAAGATgagataataataaaaaaaatctatcATTTCCTTTCTTGGGAACTTGAAACACTATTCGTGTCCACATCGTCTGATGAAAACAATTGCTCTCTTATTTCAACAATCCAAGGGTCCATTAGCAATTCAACTGCGGTAGCTCTTCTCTTAGGGTCTTGTACTAAACACCTCTTCAAAAACCTTCTACCAGCTGAAGACACCTCATCTTGAGCAGGTAGTTGTGGAATATGCCCAGCAGCTACATGATACATGATGGCCCATTCATTGTCAAGGTTAGCCCAAGGCCTTCTCCCAGTAATCATCTCTAAAACAACTCAACCAAGAGACCAAATGTCATCAGAACCCAAATGGCCTTTATTTGTAGAGCCAGTGATGGACTCTGGAGCCATATACATAGGAGTACCTATCAGATCATTTAATCCTGTACTATCAGGAACAATCTTGTCCTCCTTCATATCATTATCTGCTCCAGGCATCTTCGTGCGTTTAGTACCTTTCTTGGATATTTTTCTGGCGGCACCAAAGTCAACGTACTTCACAATACCATTGAAGTCAAGAAGAATATTTTCAGGCTTAATATCTCTATGAACAATTCCTGACTCGTGCAAGTAGGCCAAACCTTCTAATAGTTCCAAAGTGTACACTTGGGTGACCATCTCGTCTTCGATTCTTCCGTGCTCCAATAAACTAGCCATAGAGCCACCTTCACAATATTccataaatatattgactTTATCACGATGCACTTCAACACCGTAGTATTGCACAATATTTGGATGGTTTAGCATTTCTAATACGTTCATCTCTTCCTTTATAGATGGAAATACCTTCTCCATTGCTTTACTGTCCTGGATTCTAATCTCTTTCACAGCCAAAATTTCACCATTGTCCAAATCGACAGCAGAATAGACTGATCCAAAAGTTCCTCCGCCGATGAAGTTTCTCTTTTGCCATCTAATAGAGACGTTGGATATAGAAGATGCCAAGGAAGAAATGTACTTGTTTCCTTTATCTGTATCGTCAAGAACTTTACCTATTCTATGAGTACCTCTAGTgacattttcttcaagtgcTTTAATACTTTGCATACGTAGTTCAGAATTCTTTTGTAGCATAGAATCATCGTCGAAAACATCTTCGATATTTATATTTGGTCTAGGTTGTTGGCTATTCTTCTCCAATTCAACAGCTCTTGCACCCATAACATCGAAATGAGAAATTAAGAGAGACATACAAGCAGAAATCTTATGTTTCAAAGATGAGAATTGGTTTTCATCAAGTGCCAATATATTCCATCCGCTTGTCATATGCATTGCAAATTCCATTGCAGTAACACACCATCTAAAAGTTCTGGGATCAGTTGGATCACAATCCACTGATAAAAATTGAAGCCAACCAACACTGAGACGTACCAATAGCAATATTATCAAAGATTTTTTCTCATTACTGGCAACATTAATACGTAAGAAATTTAAACCAAAGTCTCttgcaaataaaaatataccGTTCAGGAGATCATTATTAGGGCAAACTTTCTTGAACGTCTTTACAATCTtatgataatttttcagGACACTGTATGTGCACCTGAAATACGCcttattcaatttttgcaaattaTTCTCCACAACTTCAAATGAACATCTTTTCTCCAAAAATGTGACACAGTCTGAAGCTGATTGTAAGAATCGATCGCATTGATATTCAAGAGCATAACTAGAACTTTGACACATCAATTTAATGGTATCAGGACGAGTCTTAAAATCAAGATCATTTATTTCTTCCGTGGTAAACTCACTTAAATTGAATACTTCACCAGACCATAACATTGGTTCTTGAGGACACAATACTAGAATATAACCCAGGGAGTTCAGTTTCATTTCAAGTTCCAAAATATCAGCATCTGGGTCTCTATCATCGTTATACATCTCTGCCACATGCGATTTCCCTGAGTTTAAATTTGGTGGTCTGAATTGGGCATCGACATTACCGTTTTGCAGATAATACCTGGGCAGCCCATCCTTCCCAACTCCTTGAACAATCGATGTACTCAGATCCCATTTCTCTGCAACAGCATTGTATAGTGTTAAACTATTTTCAATCTCCAATTTAGGGATCAAATCACAACCACTGTCACTGTTGTACAATACCTTCAAAATCTCATTTTCAGGACAGCCCAATAACTCTGGACTTGCAATCAGATAAATACCTTGCTTTTCCAATTTGCCCCCAGTGTAGACGAGAAAATGGCCTGTATCTTTCAAGCCGTTCATCAATTGAGCATGATCGTCGATTCTATAAGTGACTGAGTTTTGGAAAGCCTTCATCAACACATTGGTGAACCTATTAAGTTTACGTTTCATTGATCCCAGTGTTTCAAATAGTTGTACTAGCCATTTCTCCGCCTCTGCTTCGTTAGTCAATTTTGGTGGGGaattttgttgttgtaacAAGTAAGAATGCAACCTATGCACCAATCTTAATGTCAATTTAGTAAACTCAATGGCTATAACTTTACCTGCACCGTCGATATAATGTCCACAGTTTTTCAAACCGTCCCAATACTTCAATAGGATATCTGGTTCTTTGAATGCATTCGTAGAtt
This is a stretch of genomic DNA from Nakaseomyces glabratus chromosome M, complete sequence. It encodes these proteins:
- the BUD17 gene encoding putative pyridoxal kinase BUD17 (CAGL0M10725g~Ortholog(s) have role in cellular bud site selection and cytoplasm, nucleus localization) encodes the protein MTGEGSVPGGVSVVGKVLAIQSHVVHGYVGNRAATFPLQYRGWDVDALNTVQYSNHLGYGQATGFKYSGEELCSVFRDGLLKAMGNRYDAIITGYTPSAEVLEDISGIIKNQLNQQQDLKWIVDPVLGDNGRLYVSEDIVPVYKRLLSQNKIFLATPNQFEMELLSESELTDLESASTAVSKFFQLYPHVERLVVTSVVLAGSDDYVVIAADRTTSPQDTIYIRSPRIKCHFSGSGDLFTALLVDALLRDRESTKLSQAVAKSQWMIGSVLQRTYEQALKSGELKDQDSPVIKDLKLIQCRELFRLHDIPEIPITGHINVPQT
- the ZNG1 gene encoding GTP-dependent zinc transferase (CAGL0M10747g~Ortholog(s) have cytoplasm localization), with the translated sequence MSLKNYKHDEDDGELPPLVTGRESNLAEILGKVRNDGGHNLVSADKVDRSNKQVEVPLSSNSGIQTEKKRIPVTIITGYLGSGKSTLLEKIALKGSDRKIAVILNEFGDSSEIEKAMTIQNGDSKYQEWLDLGNGCLCCSLKNIGVKAIEDMIERSPGSIDYILLETSGIADPAPIAKMFWQDEGLNSSVYIDGIITVLDAEHIVKCLDDVSPDAHWYNQSVVKEENLTIAYFQIAMADRILLNKVDKIEGKRVSISDIEARIKDINGVAPIYHTQYGEVSLDKLLDLHAYEGTDLNLDGSFKDRILQNEKVMHDHRMGTVTLSFRPLKTEQEFENFKRNFLQKLLWKNFGLSDDDEIKNLSKLSDDWEIERSKGLVLVADSTYVIQGVRDTFDIFTGHSDDTISDCKLVLIGKYLDKDSIQKLLLRVIDSK
- the ALG12 gene encoding dolichyl-P-Man:Man(7)GlcNAc(2)-PP-dolichol alpha-1,6-mannosyltransferase (CAGL0M10769g~Ortholog(s) have alpha-1,6-mannosyltransferase activity, role in dolichol-linked oligosaccharide biosynthetic process, protein glycosylation and endoplasmic reticulum localization) codes for the protein MFKWSLLDTALLAVIFYHLAQAPYTKVEESFTLQAIHDILEYGVFDISRYDHLQFPGVVPRSFIGPLIVAVLSKPAIMISSMLNLFTDDTQMHAQLIVRGVIGLVNGLSLIMLKNALQSLFDEIEEKKNKKLEKDGETPANTVTMTSVGSWFLLFCMTSFHMMFYSSRTLPNFVGAFPLSNIALSLALKGNLEWAILLLSGSAVIFRLELGGLAAGLTIFGFIFKKVDIFRALKFGFMGAGIAIGISMSIDSYFWGDWGIPEVDAFIFNVVYGKSAQWGTESPLAYFTNYLRMLFLPPTVLVLNYIGYRAAPKNLKIVTLAGYFHILAMSTQPHKEWRFIIYSVPPIIMLGSAGAAYLWENFKVRTMGNAALLALLPLSVAIGGVVSYIFCYISTMNYPGGEALAMFNDYVMANNVTNSTVFITVPPCMTGVSLFGQLDFDKYGITYDRTEDSKSVQNKWDSYDYMITHESLDIGKSFGIEDPSASKWELIGKSKIFAGVNPAPLTDYIFKEGNNVFSLVKDVIMRESPYDFMFAMLDNCLIRQDLFFIHKRIRNDADENLQ